The window CGAGATCGACATCCGCCTGGAGAACAACCACTGGGTCGTCGGCATCCCCGAGATCGACGAGGCGACCGAGGCGAACACCCGCGCCGCCGTGGAGCTCGCTGCCCGAGAATGTATCGCCGCCAAGACCGGAATCCCCATCGGATACATCTCCGTGTGGGTTCGCGACTGAGCCGGTGAGGACGGCCACACCGACCGGTACACCACGACGCTCACTCCGCGCCGCGAGCCACCGGCCGGCCGGGTTCTGAACTCCACTGCGACCAGGAACCGGGAAACAGCGCAGCGCCACGGCCCAGAGCGGTCAGAGCAGCGATGGTGACGGCCGCGGTCACCCCCGAGCCGCAGTACACCCCGACCGGCTCGTCGCCGATGCCGCGGCCGGCCAGCAGGTCGGCAAGTTCGCCGTCGGGCCGAAACCTCCCCTCACCGGTGAGCACCGAGGTGCTGGGCAGGTTGCGGGCGCCGGGAATGTGGCCGGCGGCGGGGTCGACCGGCTCGAGCTCGCCGCGGAAGCGTTCCGGCGCGCGGGCATCCACTAATGGCCCGTCGTTCGCCTGATCGGCGGTCAGCGTGGACATCGCCCCGGCGTAGAGGTCGTCGTACGGCACGGTCACGGTTCCGGGCTGCGGATCGACGGGTCCGCTGTCCAGGGGCCCGCCGGACGCCGTCCAGGCGGCCAGCCCGCCATCGAGGATGCGCACGTCGGGCAGCCCGGCGGCGCGCAGCACCCACCAGGCCCGCGCCGAACCGGCCCGGTTCCAGTCGTCGTAGACCACCACGGGGCGCCGGTCCCGGACGCCCCAGCGGCGCGCGGCGGCCTGCAGGTCGGCCCCGGAGGGCAGCGGATGGCGTCCACGCCCGGTGACCGAGTGGTCGCTCAGTTCGTCCTCCAGCGACACGTACACCGCTCCCGGCAGATGCTCGTGCAGGTAGGCGGCGCGACCGTCGGGCGTCGCCAGTTCCCAGCGCACGTCGAGGATTGTCACCGGCTCACCGTCGGCCATCCGGCGGATGAGTTCGTCGGCGGTGATCAGTACGCCAGATCGGTTCGTCACCGGACCTCCATTCCTGCGCCCATGACCAATCCACGTTCTGTTTCTACACAGGGGTGCCGGGCACAGGCTCTCCGGCTGCGGGATGTGGTGTCAGGATTCGACGGGAATCGGCGTCAGGTGATCCAGGAACCAGTCCCGTGCCAGCGCCGCCACCTGCTCGAGCGCTCCGGGTTCCTCGAACAGGTGTGTGGCACCCGGGATGACCGCGATCCGGCATTCGGCAGGTATCGCCGCACCGGCCTGCCGGTTGAGTTCGAGGACTGTCTCGTCGCGGCCGCCGACAATGAGAAGAGTCGGTGAGTCCACCTTGGCCAGCCACCGGCCGGCCAGATCGGGCCGACCACCCCGGGACACCACCGCGGCGATGCTCACCGCGGGATCGGCGGCGGCCCGTAGCGCTGCGCCGCCGCCGGTGCTCGCCCCGAAGTAACAGACGTCGAGTCCGGCGGTGTCGGCCTGGGACCGCAGCCACACCGTGACCCCGATCAGCCGGGAGGCCAGCAGCTCGATGTCGAATACATTGGCCCGGTCCTGCTCCTCGGCCAGCGTCAGCAGGTCGAACAGCAGGGTCGCCAGTCCCGCCGACACCAGCACATCGGCCACGTAACGATTGCGGGGACTGTGCCTGCTGCTGCCACTTCCGTGGGCGAACACCACGATCCCGCGCGGCTGCTGCGGAACGGTCAGATGCCCGGCGACGAAGACCTCGCCCACCGGGACGCGGACCTCCTCGTCGCGTAAGGGTTGTTGTGCGTGCATGTGTCGACCTCCCCTCCCCCTCGACGGTACGTCGCGGGCGCGCCCGGGGCAGCCGAATCCCGCGCAAAGCCAGCATGTCCCGTCGGCGGTAGGGTCTGCGGGGTGAACTCCCGCAGGCTTACACCCCCGACGGGCGGCCCCGCGTACGGGCACCGGGCATCGCCTCACCCGGTGATGCTGCTGTCGAATTAGCTCACCGTCGCCGGCTGCCATGTGGGTCCGCAGCTGAGGGTGGACAACCCGTTGGGCGGCGACTGCTCTCGCGCTACAACAGGAAACACCCACAACGACCCGAACACAGCACGTCGATCACCAGCCTGACCGTCACCATCAACAGCGGCGAACCGAGCTGATCAGCTCTCGGCGAGCAGGCGCACGATCGCCAGGACCCGCGGAACCTGGTGGAGCACAAAAAACCGATCAGCAACGCGAGTGCGGGCTCCAAGGCCATCAGCGTCCCGAATGCGGCGGTGGTCAGCCGCCGCAGCGCCATCATCTCCTCCGTCGGGCGAACGGATTTCGCGACCTCGTCAAGCGGTGACCCGGTCGACCAGCTCGCGTGCCAACGCGAATGCCGACGTGGCCGCCGGCGAGGGAGCGTTGCGCAGGTGCGAGACGGGGCCGTCGCGTGAGATCACGAAGTCGTCGACCAGGGCTCCGTCGCGGCCTACCGCCTGCGCCCGCACACCCGCGTGCGAGGTGCCGTCGAGGTCGTCGAGGGTCAGCTCCGGCATGTAGCGCGCGGCTGCGGTGACGAACGCGCTGCGGCTGGCCGCCATCCGGACCTCGTCGACGCCGACTCGCCAGTACTTCCGCGCGACCCGCCAGGTTCCCGGCCAGGTGATGGACTCCCAGGAGTCGCGCCAGATCCACCGGCGCAGCGAGTAGGCGTCACGGGCGGGCACCATCATGGCTGTCGGGCCGAGGGTTTCCTGGCCGGTGGTGTGCTTGGTGATGTGCACGCCCAGGAACGGCAGTTCGGGGTCGGGTACCGGATAGATCATTCCGTTCAGCCGTGGTTGTTCGGTCGGTTTGAGACCGAGGTAGGCGCCGCGGAACGGCACGATCTGCGGGTCGCGCGGGGCGCCCGCCCGCCGGGCCAGCCGGTCGGACCACAAACCGGCGCAGGTGATGACCCGGCGCGCCCGCACCGGTCCCTCGGCGGTGCGCACGACGGCGTCCTCGCCGGCCTTGATACCAGTCACCTCGGTTCCGAACCGGACGCTCGCACCCAAGGTCGTCAGTTCACCGACCAGCGCCCGGGACACCGCGACATAGTCGACGATCCCGGTGCTGGGTGCGTGAAGTGCCTGCAGCCCAACGGCATTCGGCTCGATCGCGGCGATCTCGTCGGATCGTATCCGGCGCAGGCCGGGGACGGCGTTGGCCCGACCGCGGGCCTCCAGGTCGCCCAGGCGCCCCAATTCGTCGGCCGACACCGCGACGATCAGCTTGCCGCAGCGCTCGTGCGGGATGGCGTGCTGCTCGCAGTACTCATACATCAACCGCGCGCCCTCGACACACAGCCGGGCCTTCAAGGATCCGGGCTGGTAGTAGATTCCGCCGTGGATCACCCCGGAGTTGTGTCCGGTCTGATGCTGTGCGGGTCCGGGCTCACGTTCCAGCACCGCGACGGAGTCCTCCGGGCGGCGCAGCAGCCACTCCCGGGCCACCGCCAGACCGACGATGCCCGCACCCACCACGACGAGGTCATAGCCGGAGGCAACCATGGCTCAATCGAGGTCGGCGACGGCGGATGCGGTCAAACCTGCCGAGCCGCTTGCCCTCGTCCCGGGCCGGCTCACTGGCCGCCTCCGCAGCGTCTTGTGTCAGACACTCGCGACATAGGCACCCTTTCGCCCGGCACGGCCCGAACAGGCACGCGTCACCGTGCAGGGTACCGCACAGGATGCGACCTCTCTGGCTGATGTGACCGTCGAGCCGATGGCCACGTTGCCCGCCCACTGACCGGGGTCGTAGTCGCCTGGCGTCAGTCGTCGCCCAAGTCCACCTCGTCCAGAATCGGCACCCTGCCCCCTGCACAAAGGAATTCGCGTTGACCGGGTAGTGGCAGTCGAGCAGCACGGTGTGCTGATCGTCGTCTTCATAGTGGCAGGTCAGATCGTCGATCATGAACGACGGACCCCAGTACGAGGCCACCGAGGTGTTGCCGAGCAACTCGGTGGCCCCGGCTCGTTGCGAGATGTCGGCGCGGCTGACGCCATTCGTGTACTGGGTGGCGACACCGAGACATCAATAGAGTCATAGCGGCGACAACTGGTCCGAACCTGGAGAAAGACATGCCCGATTTCGACGAACCCGATTTCGACGAAACCGTCGACCCCCTCGTCCCGGTGCGCGACGAGAAGCTCGGCCCCTATGCCGGTACGGTCCGCGGACCGCTTGACCACGACCGTCTCGGCGTGCCCGCGCTGCCGGGCAAACTGTTCGGGGGCCGGACGCTGATCGGCCGGTTCCTCCCCGCCCTCAGCGGGTTTCCCAATGCGACGCTTGCCCGCTAGATGTCCGACACCGTCGTTGTCACCGTCAAGCCGGGCAGCCGCAAGGGCCCACTGGTGGAGACCGGCGCCGACGGCAGGCTGACGATCTACGTGCGCGAGCGCGCCATTGAGGGAAAGGCCACCGAGGCCGCGGCACGGCTGCTCGCCGAGCATCTCGGGGTACCGCGCAACCGTGTCGAACTGCTCTCCGGGGCCACCTCGCGGATCAAACGCTTCCGCGTCGGTTAGGCCACGCCCAGGTACGCCGCGCGAATACTGTCGTCGGCCAACAACTCCCGGGCCGGGCCGGTGGGGGTCACCGACCCGGTCTCCAGGACGTAGGCGCGGTCGGAGCGGCTCAGCGCCCGCTGGGAGCAGTACCTCGGATCGGTCGAGGGCGTGCGGTCAGTGCGGGCGGTGAGCCTGCAGAGTCCGCAGTACCCGCGGCACCCGCAGCATCTCCCCGAATTGCCGGATATCGCCACGGATTCCA is drawn from Candidatus Mycolicibacterium alkanivorans and contains these coding sequences:
- a CDS encoding sulfurtransferase; translation: MTNRSGVLITADELIRRMADGEPVTILDVRWELATPDGRAAYLHEHLPGAVYVSLEDELSDHSVTGRGRHPLPSGADLQAAARRWGVRDRRPVVVYDDWNRAGSARAWWVLRAAGLPDVRILDGGLAAWTASGGPLDSGPVDPQPGTVTVPYDDLYAGAMSTLTADQANDGPLVDARAPERFRGELEPVDPAAGHIPGARNLPSTSVLTGEGRFRPDGELADLLAGRGIGDEPVGVYCGSGVTAAVTIAALTALGRGAALFPGSWSQWSSEPGRPVARGAE
- the lhgO gene encoding L-2-hydroxyglutarate oxidase; the protein is MVASGYDLVVVGAGIVGLAVAREWLLRRPEDSVAVLEREPGPAQHQTGHNSGVIHGGIYYQPGSLKARLCVEGARLMYEYCEQHAIPHERCGKLIVAVSADELGRLGDLEARGRANAVPGLRRIRSDEIAAIEPNAVGLQALHAPSTGIVDYVAVSRALVGELTTLGASVRFGTEVTGIKAGEDAVVRTAEGPVRARRVITCAGLWSDRLARRAGAPRDPQIVPFRGAYLGLKPTEQPRLNGMIYPVPDPELPFLGVHITKHTTGQETLGPTAMMVPARDAYSLRRWIWRDSWESITWPGTWRVARKYWRVGVDEVRMAASRSAFVTAAARYMPELTLDDLDGTSHAGVRAQAVGRDGALVDDFVISRDGPVSHLRNAPSPAATSAFALARELVDRVTA
- a CDS encoding DUF167 domain-containing protein translates to MSDTVVVTVKPGSRKGPLVETGADGRLTIYVRERAIEGKATEAAARLLAEHLGVPRNRVELLSGATSRIKRFRVG
- a CDS encoding long chain fatty acid-CoA synthetase Faa4p yields the protein MRTHYRTRGFSTRPQRGLRSHRVLRPVAGQCFEIDIRLENNHWVVGIPEIDEATEANTRAAVELAARECIAAKTGIPIGYISVWVRD